A stretch of Telopea speciosissima isolate NSW1024214 ecotype Mountain lineage chromosome 11, Tspe_v1, whole genome shotgun sequence DNA encodes these proteins:
- the LOC122645616 gene encoding hydroquinone glucosyltransferase-like, translating to MEETQKTPHIVILPAPGIGHLIPLTELAKRLTLHHNFTVTLAISTEGSPSKTLKAIVDALPKTINSLFLPPVNFDDLSEDVLVETRICLTVTRSLPSLRETFKTLTTTTHLVALVVDLFGTDAIDVAREFNVLPYIFFPSTSLMLSFVLHLPKLDEMYSCEYRDMVEPVKLPGCVPIHGSDFLDPVQDRKNEAYSWILHHSKRYHLAEGILLNSFMALEPGAIKALTEETDLSKPPVYMVGPLIQNQISSDTIDGSECLRWLDHQPQESVIFVSFGSAGVLSEEQLTELALGLELSEQRFLWVARKPTDQKAANAGGLIGIHSSEDPLGFLPEGFLERTKERGFVVYSWAPQIQVLSHGSTGGFLTHCGWNSTLESVVHGVPLIAWPLYAEQKMNSVMLVDDIKIALRPKADENGLIRRDEIAAVVKCLVEGEEGKRVSNKMKELKVAAAMALSGDGSSTQSLSEVACKWKTHAGI from the coding sequence ATGGAAGAAACACAGAAAACTCCCCACATTGTGATTCTACCAGCACCAGGAATAGGTCATCTCATCCCATTAACCGAGCTCGCTAAGAGACTCACCCTCCACCACAATTTCACAGTCACTTTAGCTATCTCAACTGAAGGTTCTccttccaaaaccctaaaagccaTTGTAGATGCTCTACCCAAAACCATAAATTCATTGTTTCTTCCACCAGTTAACTTCGATGATCTCTCTGAAGATGTTTTGGTTGAAACTCGTATCTGCCTCACTGTGACTCGTTCTCTCCCTTCTCTACGTGAAACATTTAAAACCTTAACCACAACTACTCATCTTGTTGCTTTAGTTGTTGATCTCTTTGGCACAGATGCTATTGATGTCGCTAGGGAATTTAATGTTTTGCCTTATATTTTCTTCCCCTCAACCTCTTTGATGTTGTCTTTCGTACTCCATTTGCCCAAGCTAGATGAGATGTATTCTTGTGAGTATAGAGATATGGTTGAACCGGTTAAATTACCCGGTTGTGTACCTATTCATGGTTCAGATTTTCTGGACCCGGTTCAAGACAGGAAGAATGAGGCTTACTCTTGGATTCTACACCATTCTAAACGTTACCATTTGGCTGAGGGAATTCTGTTAAACAGCTTCATGGCCTTGGAACCGGGTGCAATCAAAGCTTTGACTGAAGAGACAGATCTGAGCAAACCACCGGTCTACATGGTTGGACCACTTATACAGAACCAAATTTCAAGTGATACTATTGATGGGTCTGAGTGCTTGAGGTGGTTGGACCATCAGCCACAAGAGTCTGTTATATTTGTATCATTTGGGAGTGCTGGAGTTCTCTCGGAAGAGCAATTGACTGAATTGGCCCTGGGCTTGGAGTTGAGTGAGCAAAGATTCTTATGGGTTGCTAGGAAGCCAACTGATCAAAAGGCAGCAAATGCTGGTGGCTTAATTGGTATCCATAGCTCTGAGGATCCTCTAGGTTTCCTGCCTGAAGGGTTCTTGGAGAGAACCAAAGAGAGGGGTTTTGTGGTGTATTCATGGGCTCCTCAAATCCAAGTGCTTAGCCATGGTTCAACAGGAGGATTCTTGACCCATTGTGGGTGGAACTCAACCTTGGAGAGTGTTGTACATGGTGTACCTTTGATAGCATGGCCACTTTATGCAGAACAAAAGATGAATTCAGTGATGCTAGTAGATGATATAAAGATAGCATTGAGGCCCAAAGCAGATGAGAATGGGTTAATCCGGCGTGACGAAATCGCGGCAGTGGTGAAGTGCCTGGtggaaggggaagaagggaagagagtgAGTAACAAGATGAAAGAGCTCAAAGTTGCAGCTGCAATGGCATTGAGTGGAGATGGCTCTTCTACACAGTCACTTTCAGAGGTTGCATGCAAATGGAAGACCCATGCAGGAATATAA
- the LOC122645615 gene encoding hydroquinone glucosyltransferase-like, which yields MEETQKTPHIVILPAPGIGHLIPLTELAKRLTFHHNFTVTLAIPTEGSPSKTLKAFIDALPKTINSMFLPPVNFDDLSEDVLDETRICLTVTRSLHSLRETFKTLTTTTHLVALVVDHFGTDAFDVAREFNVLPYIFFPSTSLLLSFLLHLPKLDEMYSCEYRDMVEPVKLPGCVPIHGSDFLDPLQDRKNEAYSWILHHSKRYHLAEGILLNSFMALEPGAIKALTEETDLSKPPVYMVGPLIQNQISSDTIDGSECLRWLDHQPQESVIFVSFGSAGVLSEEQLTELALGLELSEQRFLWVARKPTDQKAANAGGLIGIPSSEDPLGFLPEGFLERTKERGFVVYSWAPQIQVLSHGSTGGFLTHCGWNSTLESVVHGVPLIAWPLYAEQKMNSVMLVDDIKIALRPKADENGLIRRDEITAVVKCLVEGEEGKRVSNKMKELKVAAAMALSGDGSSTQSLSEVACKWKTHAGV from the coding sequence ATGGAAGAAACACAGAAAACTCCCCACATTGTGATTCTACCAGCACCAGGAATAGGTCATCTCATCCCATTAACCGAGCTCGCTAAGAGACTCACCTTCCACCACAATTTCACAGTCACTTTAGCTATCCCAACTGAAGGTTCTccttccaaaaccctaaaagcctTTATAGATGCTCTACCCAAAACCATAAATTCAATGTTTCTTCCACCGGTTAACTTCGATGATCTCTCTGAAGATGTTTTAGATGAAACTCGGATCTGCCTTACTGTGACTCGTTCTCTCCATTCTCTACGTGAAACATTTAAGACCTTAACCACCACTACCCATCTTGTTGCTTTAGTTGTTGATCACTTTGGCACAGATGCTTTTGATGTCGCTAGGGAATTTAATGTTTTGCCTTATATTTTCTTCCCCTCAACCTCTTTGTTGTTGTCTTTCTTACTCCATTTGCCCAAGCTAGATGAGATGTACTCTTGTGAGTATAGAGATATGGTTGAACCCGTTAAATTACCCGGTTGTGTACCGATTCATGGTTCAGATTTTCTGGACCCGCTTCAAGACAGGAAAAATGAGGCTTACTCTTGGATTCTACACCACTCTAAACGTTACCATTTGGCTGAGGGAATTCTGTTAAACAGCTTCATGGCTTTGGAACCGGGTGCAATCAAAGCTTTGACTGAAGAGACAGATCTGAGCAAACCACCGGTCTACATGGTTGGACCACTTATACAGAACCAAATTTCAAGTGATACTATTGATGGGTCTGAGTGCTTGAGGTGGTTGGACCATCAACCACAAGAGTCTGTTATATTTGTATCATTTGGGAGTGCTGGAGTCCTCTCGGAAGAGCAATTGACTGAATTGGCCCTGGGCTTGGAGTTGAGTGAGCAAAGATTCTTATGGGTTGCTAGGAAGCCAACTGATCAAAAGGCAGCAAATGCTGGTGGCTTAATTGGTATCCCTAGCTCTGAGGATCCTCTAGGTTTCCTGCCTGAAGGGTTCTTGGAGAGAACCAAAGAGAGGGGTTTTGTGGTGTATTCTTGGGCTCCTCAAATCCAAGTGCTTAGCCATGGTTCAACAGGAGGATTCTTGACCCATTGTGGGTGGAACTCAACCTTGGAGAGTGTTGTACATGGTGTACCTTTGATAGCATGGCCACTTTATGCAGAACAAAAGATGAATTCAGTGATGCTAGTAGATGATATAAAGATAGCATTGAGGCCCAAAGCAGATGAGAATGGGTTAATCCGGCGGGACGAAATCACGGCAGTGGTGAAGTGCCTGGtggaaggggaagaagggaagagagtgAGTAACAAGATGAAAGAGCTCAAAGTTGCAGCTGCAATGGCATTGAGTGGAGATGGCTCTTCTACACAGTCACTTTCAGAGGTTGCATGCAAATGGAAGACTCATGCAGGAGTATAA